The DNA sequence TGGTGATGTCTTGTATCGGTCTAAGGTACGGGGCCCGGCGGCGTCCGGGAAGGTTGGCCCGGAAAAGACCCGGACTCATGCCGGTCTGGTGCTTGAACACTTTCGAGAAATGACTTTGATCGGAAAAGCCGGCGGCCAATCCGATTTCGCACAGGGAGCGGTTGGAGCTGGCGATTTCGCCGGCGGCGAATTCGACCCTCAAGCGGCGAACGTATTCGCCGATGGTGCATCGGAAACAGCGGCGGAAAAGCGTCGCGAGATAAACCGGATGCACGCCTACATCTCTCGCTACTTCGTCGTGGGTCAGGTTCTCGCAACGTCGGGCATGCAGAAGTTCGCGCGCCTGACTGAGCCAGCGCGGTGGCTTTGGTTGGGCAGGGCCGGTGTTGAGCCGCGCGAGCTCCGCCAGGATCTCCAACGCGAGAGCCTCGACTGCCAACGACGATGCGGCGTCGGTGCGCAGCGCTTCGCCATACATCCGTAGGGTGAGCCACGCCGCCCGGCCGCCATGGACAAAAACCGGTTCCCGCAAGGCCGCGAGGTCGCGCATCCGCTCGAGTCGTGCGGGACTGATTTCCACAACGAGGCAATGCACGCCGTGCCGGAAGTCATCGGTATGGGGCAGGCCGGGCGCGATGTAGGAGACACTGAGGGGCCGGCACTCCAGCGTCTTGCGGGTAAATGTCTCCGTGAATCCGCCGCTCAGGATGAACCCGACGTGCGCGTTGGCGTGCGAATGTTTCGGAATGAATACCTCCGCCGGATGCCGGATTTCCTTAAGGGTGAACCCATTCGACTCCCGGCGCTTGAGGGTGGTTCCGTGAAATCTGACCGAAGCCATGGCGGAATAGAATCAACACAAAGCCGGGCACGTTGTCACATTCCGAAAGCCCCGCGCCGGGTTTGCGAAAAATCAACGCAGCCGCGCTTCGAGCTTCGGCAGGTAACCGTGGACCGGGTCGTGATCAAGAATCCGGTTCTGGGTGCGGAGGAGTTGGCCGAGCTGGGCGCGCACCAAACCTGGGAAGGTCCTGAGCAACTCCGAGAGCGTGCCCGAGTAAACTGCCTCGCGGTTCTGCCATTCTTGCTCATCGCTCGTGATGGAGCCATC is a window from the Chthoniobacterales bacterium genome containing:
- a CDS encoding AraC family transcriptional regulator, which translates into the protein MASVRFHGTTLKRRESNGFTLKEIRHPAEVFIPKHSHANAHVGFILSGGFTETFTRKTLECRPLSVSYIAPGLPHTDDFRHGVHCLVVEISPARLERMRDLAALREPVFVHGGRAAWLTLRMYGEALRTDAASSLAVEALALEILAELARLNTGPAQPKPPRWLSQARELLHARRCENLTHDEVARDVGVHPVYLATLFRRCFRCTIGEYVRRLRVEFAAGEIASSNRSLCEIGLAAGFSDQSHFSKVFKHQTGMSPGLFRANLPGRRRAPYLRPIQDITSRGCLSERK